Proteins found in one Alphaproteobacteria bacterium genomic segment:
- a CDS encoding superoxide dismutase family protein, whose translation MRWPTSLFVIVTIALVAYLGVGSASAEQERVRMTLITPDGIGATIGTIHLVDTRLGLRLTPLLKSLDPGAHGAGIHENADCGPGPVDGINAAGGAAGRSIDPNDASTPKGTADTTRHDELPLFTVGNDGIARTAVTVENLKLAQLKGRTIVIYALGGAKSGAATPSDGARVACGIVQ comes from the coding sequence ATGCGATGGCCGACGTCCCTGTTTGTGATTGTGACGATTGCTTTGGTCGCATACCTCGGCGTCGGATCGGCGTCGGCCGAGCAGGAACGAGTTAGGATGACCCTGATTACGCCGGACGGCATCGGGGCAACGATCGGAACGATTCACCTGGTCGACACAAGGCTAGGATTGCGCCTCACTCCGCTCCTTAAAAGCCTCGATCCTGGCGCACATGGCGCCGGTATCCACGAAAACGCCGATTGCGGCCCAGGCCCCGTCGACGGCATTAACGCGGCCGGCGGTGCGGCAGGGCGCAGCATCGACCCGAACGATGCGAGCACCCCGAAAGGTACTGCGGACACGACGCGCCACGACGAGTTGCCGCTTTTCACTGTCGGCAATGATGGCATTGCGCGAACCGCCGTCACGGTTGAAAACCTGAAGCTCGCCCAACTCAAGGGGCGCACAATCGTGATCTATGCTCTCGGTGGCGCCAAGTCGGGCGCCGCTACACCAAGCGACGGAGCACGCGTGGCCTGCGGGATTGTTCAATAA
- a CDS encoding MMPL family transporter: protein MPIQSRSPLAQALVWWVERARRWAKAVVAGSILLTVAGGYYTAGHLGMNTDSGALLSTDLTYRKNLRAFEAAFPQLVDNIAVVIEADSPDRAEDAANALVRKLNEDERTFEEIFTPEGDPFFRREGLLFLEKKELQDLSDRLAQAQPLLGALVEDRSLRGLFGVLGDASEAVTKGEVDPGLLTRPLTMIGDTVEARLAGKPQRLSWRDLMTGLPDRPSDRRQIVLVKPRISYDSLSPAEHAIKAVRAAAKELGLDPKHGVSVRLTGGPAMDEDELKSVQDGVGLASLVSLALVTVLVFLGLRSPKLVFATITTLLFSLIWTATFAALAIGYLNLISVAFAVLFIGLAVDFSIQFGLRYKEGIDQDNGIREALEHAAAGTGVAVGLAALCAAIGFFAFVPTKYTGLSQLGIIAGGGMFIGFAATLTLLPALLTVMPLRPRPRAPEERAEPAVMNYLDRHARAICLGALALGLISLLAMPHARFDFDPINLKDPKTESVQAYLDLTRDSSTSPYEINVVTANLAAADALAKRLDGLLEVDSTITLSSFVPQDQQTKLALIDQMATFLTPVIDGGDPKPPPSNEERRQATVELIAKLRDMAASPKAGALAAPAGRLATLLAQFDRGPGRDASAYAGLEEAIVANLPGRLDGLVDLMKAGPVTLNTIPPEIKARYVTPDGRARVEVFPADMLTDETALRRFVGAVRDITPDATDTPVLLLEGGKLVIGAFETAGVIAFVAITLLLIVVLRNVWDSILVLLPLALAAALTVAIVVVTGLKFNFANIIALPLLFSLGVAFSIYLVLRHRETRSVVDLLRTSTPRAVLFSALTTMVSFSSLMVSSHRGTASMGYLLGICLTLALVCTLLVLPCLLTWREQARNRRDRR, encoded by the coding sequence GTGCCAATACAATCTCGCTCGCCCTTGGCCCAAGCGCTCGTTTGGTGGGTCGAGCGTGCGCGCCGGTGGGCCAAGGCGGTTGTCGCAGGTTCGATACTGTTGACCGTCGCGGGCGGGTATTACACCGCCGGCCATCTCGGCATGAATACCGATAGCGGCGCGCTACTCTCGACCGATTTGACCTACCGCAAGAATCTGAGGGCCTTCGAGGCCGCGTTTCCGCAGCTCGTGGACAATATCGCCGTCGTCATCGAAGCCGATAGTCCCGACCGAGCCGAGGATGCCGCGAACGCGCTCGTCAGGAAGCTGAACGAGGACGAGCGAACCTTCGAAGAGATTTTCACTCCCGAAGGCGATCCGTTCTTCCGCCGGGAAGGCCTCCTCTTCCTTGAGAAAAAGGAGCTTCAGGATCTTTCCGACCGACTTGCCCAAGCGCAACCGCTCCTTGGGGCGCTCGTCGAGGATCGCAGCCTCCGCGGCCTCTTTGGCGTGCTTGGCGATGCGTCGGAGGCGGTGACGAAAGGGGAGGTCGACCCCGGTCTGCTCACACGGCCGCTGACGATGATTGGCGACACGGTTGAGGCGCGCCTTGCAGGCAAGCCCCAGCGACTGAGCTGGCGCGATCTCATGACCGGCTTGCCCGACCGGCCGTCCGACCGCCGGCAGATTGTCCTGGTAAAGCCGAGGATATCCTACGATTCGCTGTCGCCGGCTGAACACGCCATCAAAGCGGTCCGTGCGGCGGCAAAGGAACTCGGTCTCGACCCCAAGCACGGCGTCAGTGTTCGGCTGACCGGCGGGCCGGCCATGGACGAAGATGAGCTAAAAAGCGTGCAGGACGGGGTGGGCCTCGCAAGCCTCGTCTCGCTTGCGCTCGTCACCGTGCTTGTCTTTCTGGGGCTCCGCTCTCCAAAACTGGTCTTCGCGACCATCACCACGCTCCTCTTCAGCTTGATTTGGACGGCAACATTCGCGGCCCTCGCCATTGGCTATCTCAATCTGATTTCGGTGGCGTTTGCGGTGTTGTTTATCGGCCTCGCCGTCGATTTCAGTATCCAGTTCGGCCTGCGCTACAAGGAAGGAATCGATCAGGACAACGGCATCCGCGAGGCACTCGAGCATGCCGCGGCGGGAACCGGTGTGGCGGTCGGCCTCGCAGCCCTTTGCGCTGCCATCGGCTTCTTCGCATTTGTGCCCACGAAATATACCGGCCTCTCGCAGCTTGGCATCATTGCGGGCGGGGGCATGTTCATAGGCTTCGCCGCCACCCTCACGCTGCTCCCGGCACTTCTTACCGTGATGCCGCTTCGGCCACGGCCACGTGCACCCGAGGAACGCGCCGAGCCCGCCGTCATGAACTACCTCGATCGCCACGCGCGGGCAATTTGCCTCGGCGCCTTGGCACTCGGCCTCATTTCGCTTTTGGCGATGCCGCACGCGCGCTTCGATTTCGATCCCATCAATCTGAAGGATCCTAAGACGGAGTCGGTTCAGGCCTATTTGGACCTGACCAGGGACTCGAGCACTTCACCATACGAAATCAACGTCGTCACAGCGAACCTCGCCGCCGCGGATGCGCTTGCGAAGCGCCTCGATGGTTTGCTCGAGGTCGACAGCACCATAACGCTTTCGTCCTTTGTGCCGCAGGACCAGCAAACCAAGCTCGCCTTGATCGACCAGATGGCGACCTTCCTCACGCCGGTGATTGATGGCGGGGATCCGAAGCCCCCTCCGTCCAACGAAGAACGTCGCCAAGCCACGGTCGAATTGATCGCAAAGCTGCGCGATATGGCGGCTTCGCCGAAGGCGGGCGCTCTCGCGGCACCTGCAGGAAGGCTTGCAACGCTGCTTGCGCAATTCGACCGAGGACCGGGACGCGATGCCAGCGCATATGCGGGCCTTGAAGAGGCCATCGTTGCAAACCTGCCGGGCCGTTTGGATGGCCTCGTCGATTTGATGAAGGCGGGGCCGGTGACACTCAACACAATTCCGCCTGAGATCAAAGCGCGCTACGTGACCCCGGACGGCCGCGCTCGCGTCGAGGTTTTTCCCGCCGACATGCTCACGGATGAAACGGCCCTTCGCCGCTTCGTGGGTGCCGTTCGCGACATCACGCCGGATGCGACCGACACACCCGTGCTCCTACTCGAGGGTGGAAAGCTCGTAATCGGCGCGTTCGAGACCGCGGGCGTCATCGCCTTCGTGGCCATAACGCTGTTACTGATTGTCGTCCTGCGCAACGTTTGGGACTCTATTCTTGTCCTCTTGCCGCTCGCGCTTGCGGCGGCCCTCACCGTGGCCATCGTCGTCGTTACCGGACTGAAATTCAACTTCGCGAACATCATTGCCCTTCCGCTTCTTTTCAGCCTCGGCGTGGCGTTTAGCATCTATCTCGTTCTGCGACATCGCGAGACACGGAGTGTGGTCGATCTCCTGCGCACATCCACGCCGCGCGCCGTGCTGTTTTCCGCACTCACGACCATGGTCTCGTTCTCCAGCCTGATGGTGTCGAGCCATCGCGGTACGGCGAGCATGGGATATCTGCTCGGCATTTGCCTAACCCTTGCACTCGTTTGCACGCTGCTCGTCCTTCCGTGCTTGCTCACTTGGCGCGAACAGGCCCGTAACCGACGCGACAGGCGCTAG
- a CDS encoding DHA2 family efflux MFS transporter permease subunit — protein sequence MTDHATISRSLLEEDPVPIGIWLGFLAMCVGMFMAILDIQIVASSLPDIGAALRIPHDQLSWVQTAYLIAEVIGISLTGRLTRLVSLGRLFVAANLGFTLASLGCALSHGFSVLIVFRVIQGFCGGMVIPIVFNAVFVVFPERARVLATTVAGVFAMLAPTLGPTVGGYITETYTWHWLFLVNLAPGVLVAIVAGWHIRAGRPEWKLWKHLDYLGVALCAIFLAGLEILLKEGPTRNWHDAVVTALVAICIVSGGLAVVRCLRHREPVVALAIFGDRIFAVNAGYSFLLGAGLYGSVYLLPIFLGFVRQHSPLEIGEIMFVTGAAQLAVAPVAAFAEKRVDARLLIFIGYGLFAVGLIANGFATYETDFRGLFWPQILRGLGVMLCLLPTTTMALERRTGEALSDASALFNLMRNLGGAIGIAFVDTILEQRAPVHIAQLVNRLEAGDPGAARLVGLPLERFHNMPLGPIDQATKDVVAPLVERAALVLSFNEAWTALGVVFALSLLALPLLRPQEGGRPAVSAQPR from the coding sequence ATGACCGATCATGCGACGATATCTCGCAGCCTGCTCGAGGAGGACCCTGTCCCGATTGGTATATGGCTCGGATTTCTCGCCATGTGCGTCGGCATGTTCATGGCCATCCTCGATATCCAGATCGTGGCAAGTTCACTGCCTGACATCGGCGCCGCACTCCGAATCCCGCACGACCAATTAAGCTGGGTCCAGACAGCCTATCTCATCGCAGAAGTGATCGGGATCTCCCTTACCGGACGCCTCACGCGCCTCGTCTCGCTCGGCCGGTTGTTCGTTGCGGCAAATCTGGGCTTCACGCTCGCAAGTCTCGGCTGCGCTCTCAGCCACGGGTTCAGCGTTTTAATCGTCTTCCGCGTTATCCAGGGTTTCTGCGGCGGGATGGTGATTCCTATCGTATTCAACGCGGTCTTCGTCGTTTTTCCCGAACGCGCGCGCGTGTTGGCCACGACGGTCGCGGGCGTCTTTGCGATGCTTGCCCCCACGCTTGGACCTACAGTGGGCGGCTATATCACCGAGACATACACTTGGCATTGGCTGTTCCTCGTCAACCTCGCCCCCGGCGTTCTTGTTGCGATTGTGGCCGGCTGGCACATCCGTGCCGGACGGCCCGAGTGGAAGCTTTGGAAGCACCTCGATTATCTTGGAGTGGCGCTTTGCGCCATATTTCTCGCGGGCCTCGAAATCCTCCTGAAGGAGGGACCAACGCGAAATTGGCATGACGCCGTCGTGACGGCGCTCGTCGCGATCTGCATCGTAAGCGGGGGCCTAGCAGTCGTCCGGTGTCTTCGTCATCGCGAGCCGGTCGTGGCTCTCGCAATCTTCGGCGATCGTATTTTTGCGGTCAACGCAGGCTATAGTTTTCTTCTCGGCGCCGGTCTCTATGGATCGGTCTATTTGCTCCCGATCTTTCTCGGCTTCGTTCGACAGCACTCGCCCCTCGAAATCGGCGAGATCATGTTCGTGACGGGGGCCGCACAGCTTGCCGTGGCGCCCGTGGCGGCTTTCGCCGAAAAACGCGTCGACGCACGGTTGCTGATCTTTATTGGCTACGGGCTATTTGCCGTCGGCCTTATCGCGAACGGCTTTGCGACATACGAGACGGATTTTCGTGGCCTATTCTGGCCTCAAATCCTACGTGGCCTCGGGGTCATGCTGTGCCTTCTGCCGACCACCACTATGGCGCTCGAGCGACGGACGGGCGAGGCGCTCTCCGACGCCAGCGCGCTATTCAACCTGATGCGCAATCTCGGCGGCGCCATCGGCATCGCATTCGTGGACACGATTCTGGAACAGCGCGCACCGGTCCACATCGCTCAACTTGTCAACCGCCTTGAGGCCGGCGACCCGGGTGCTGCGCGTCTTGTCGGCTTGCCGCTCGAGCGGTTCCACAACATGCCTCTCGGCCCAATCGACCAGGCCACGAAGGACGTCGTCGCCCCGCTCGTCGAGCGAGCAGCACTCGTGCTTTCCTTCAATGAGGCATGGACAGCACTCGGCGTCGTCTTCGCCCTCTCCCTACTCGCCTTACCCCTCCTCCGACCGCAGGAAGGGGGCAGACCGGCCGTGTCGGCTCAACCGAGATAG
- a CDS encoding phosphocholine cytidylyltransferase family protein: MLALMLAAGIGERLGKGGTRPPKALLRFGDESLLGRHIAILRHFGVDRVEIATGYRAESIGAELHRLDTDGFVGTTFNPHFRAGSILSLWALRSHLLSGQDVVIMDADVLYDHRLLAPLLGSRHGNCFLLDSTSGKDDESVKIGVDNGSIVTLDRRLPTSQECAGEWVGFVRLTPQAAARLVEAMRLHIDYGRSSLWLEAALGDLLSGPRELHFGFEDVAGLPWIEIDFPEDVARAEREIFPRLEALPKQQSGANAGAE, translated from the coding sequence ATGCTCGCGCTCATGTTGGCGGCAGGGATCGGCGAGCGGCTTGGCAAGGGTGGGACCCGTCCCCCCAAGGCGCTCCTGCGCTTCGGCGACGAGTCGCTTCTTGGGCGCCATATCGCCATACTTCGCCACTTCGGCGTCGACCGGGTCGAGATCGCGACCGGCTATCGCGCCGAATCGATTGGGGCCGAGCTTCACCGACTCGACACCGACGGCTTTGTCGGAACGACATTCAATCCGCATTTTCGTGCGGGCAGCATCCTCAGCCTTTGGGCGCTGCGCTCCCATCTGTTGAGCGGGCAGGACGTCGTCATCATGGATGCGGATGTGCTTTACGATCACCGGCTTCTCGCACCACTTCTTGGAAGCCGGCACGGCAATTGTTTCTTGCTCGACAGCACTTCGGGAAAGGACGATGAATCGGTCAAAATCGGGGTTGACAATGGGTCGATCGTCACACTCGATCGGCGGCTGCCCACGTCTCAAGAATGTGCTGGCGAGTGGGTGGGGTTCGTCCGTCTCACACCCCAGGCGGCGGCACGGCTGGTCGAGGCGATGCGGCTCCATATCGATTACGGCCGATCCTCGTTGTGGCTCGAGGCGGCTCTCGGCGATCTACTGTCGGGGCCACGTGAGCTGCACTTCGGCTTCGAGGATGTCGCCGGCTTACCGTGGATCGAGATCGATTTCCCCGAGGATGTAGCGCGCGCCGAGCGCGAGATCTTTCCGAGGCTCGAAGCGCTTCCCAAGCAGCAATCCGGCGCGAACGCCGGTGCTGAATGA
- a CDS encoding orotate phosphoribosyltransferase, with product MGASKDEPKHDLAASLTARILLELKAVNFSPDKPFTFTSGRKSPVYIDCRKLISYPRARARLMDLSVDLIESRIGVASFDAVAGGETAGIPFAAWISERMALPMLYVRKKPKGFGRMAQIEGDMPEGSRVLLVEDLASEGGSKLLFVEALRNAGAQVAHNFVLFHYGIFPGSIARLADAGITLWSLATWYDVIAVAEAEGYFDRDQLLKVRTFLDDPEGWEASHARTERAS from the coding sequence ATGGGTGCTTCGAAGGACGAGCCCAAGCACGATTTGGCGGCCAGCTTGACTGCGCGCATTCTCCTCGAACTCAAGGCCGTCAACTTCAGCCCGGACAAGCCGTTCACGTTCACGTCCGGGCGAAAGTCGCCGGTCTACATCGATTGCCGCAAGCTCATCTCTTACCCCCGCGCCCGCGCGCGGCTTATGGACCTGTCCGTCGATCTCATCGAAAGCAGGATCGGCGTCGCGTCGTTCGATGCGGTCGCCGGGGGCGAGACTGCGGGAATTCCGTTTGCCGCCTGGATTTCCGAACGCATGGCGCTCCCAATGCTCTATGTCCGCAAGAAACCCAAGGGCTTCGGACGCATGGCCCAAATCGAGGGCGACATGCCCGAGGGCAGCCGCGTGCTGCTTGTCGAGGACTTGGCGTCGGAGGGCGGGAGCAAGCTCCTCTTTGTCGAAGCGCTACGCAACGCGGGTGCCCAAGTTGCGCATAACTTCGTGCTCTTTCATTACGGCATATTCCCGGGCTCGATTGCACGGTTGGCAGATGCCGGCATCACGCTCTGGTCGCTCGCGACGTGGTATGACGTTATCGCTGTCGCCGAAGCCGAGGGTTATTTCGACCGCGACCAGCTTTTGAAGGTGCGCACCTTCCTCGACGATCCGGAGGGTTGGGAAGCCTCCCACGCACGCACCGAGCGGGCGTCTTGA
- a CDS encoding ABC transporter substrate-binding protein, which yields MFFNLIRTRYRGTLAITCILLAFSTYVGQVRAATETPKQVVEAYYATLLDTMRNGPKLGYKGRYDRLATAVDKAFNVTVMAQQSVGTFWDQMTEAQRTELVAAFRKFTIANYAHSFDDYAGEQFLTAEEKETPRKDVIVYTTLVKSDGDKVTLNYLLRQDGGDFKIIDIFLDGSISQLATRRSEYTSIIRQSGIDALIAAIEKKAADLAN from the coding sequence ATGTTTTTCAATCTAATCCGAACGCGCTACCGCGGCACGTTGGCGATCACTTGCATTCTGCTCGCATTCTCGACCTATGTCGGGCAGGTCCGCGCCGCAACTGAAACGCCCAAGCAGGTCGTCGAGGCGTATTACGCGACGCTGCTGGACACAATGCGGAACGGGCCGAAGCTCGGCTACAAGGGTCGCTACGATCGGTTGGCGACCGCAGTCGACAAGGCTTTCAATGTCACGGTGATGGCGCAGCAGAGTGTCGGCACCTTCTGGGATCAGATGACTGAAGCTCAACGCACAGAGCTCGTGGCGGCGTTTCGCAAATTCACGATCGCGAACTATGCGCACAGCTTCGACGACTACGCCGGCGAGCAGTTCCTTACAGCCGAAGAAAAAGAAACACCTCGGAAGGACGTGATCGTGTACACGACCCTCGTCAAGTCCGACGGCGACAAGGTGACGTTGAACTACCTGCTGCGCCAGGATGGCGGCGATTTCAAGATCATCGACATCTTTCTCGATGGTTCGATCTCCCAACTAGCCACACGGCGCTCAGAATATACCTCGATCATCCGTCAAAGCGGCATCGACGCGTTGATCGCTGCCATCGAAAAGAAAGCAGCAGATCTCGCCAACTAA
- a CDS encoding enoyl-CoA hydratase-related protein: MSELVLIQRDGDVATVVLNRPEKLNALTKALWQAAGDAFRLLDRDREVRCIVLRGAGDKAFAPGADIAEFKAERANFEQARAYGAVMHKTMGSIADCRHPTIAMINGICVGGGLELAVMCDLRICGESSRFGVPINRLGVIMAYPEITALIDLVGRATALEILLEGRVFGAAEAKEKRLVTRVVADRDVEKEAYATARRIADGAPLSNRYHKKFARRLLDSRPLSAEEFDEGFVTAASEDYQEGYRAFMEKRKPAFRGI, encoded by the coding sequence ATGTCCGAGCTCGTCCTCATCCAACGCGACGGCGACGTCGCGACCGTCGTCTTGAATCGTCCCGAAAAATTGAACGCGCTCACCAAGGCGTTGTGGCAGGCGGCTGGGGATGCTTTCAGGCTCCTCGACCGGGATCGCGAGGTACGCTGCATCGTCCTGCGTGGCGCTGGCGACAAGGCCTTCGCACCCGGCGCCGATATCGCCGAGTTCAAGGCTGAACGAGCTAATTTCGAGCAGGCGCGTGCCTACGGCGCTGTGATGCACAAGACCATGGGCAGCATCGCCGATTGTCGCCACCCGACCATCGCCATGATCAACGGAATTTGCGTCGGTGGCGGGCTCGAGCTCGCGGTGATGTGCGACCTTCGTATTTGCGGCGAGTCGAGCCGGTTCGGTGTGCCGATCAACCGGCTCGGCGTCATCATGGCCTATCCCGAAATCACGGCACTCATCGATCTCGTCGGGCGCGCCACAGCGCTTGAAATCTTGCTCGAAGGCCGCGTGTTCGGCGCCGCCGAGGCGAAGGAGAAGCGGCTTGTCACCCGCGTGGTCGCGGATCGCGATGTCGAGAAAGAAGCGTACGCGACTGCGCGGCGCATTGCCGACGGCGCGCCGCTCTCAAATCGCTATCACAAGAAGTTCGCGCGACGGCTACTCGATTCGCGCCCCTTGAGTGCTGAGGAATTCGATGAAGGATTTGTAACCGCCGCAAGCGAAGATTACCAGGAGGGTTACCGTGCCTTTATGGAAAAGCGCAAACCGGCATTCCGCGGAATATGA
- the hpnA gene encoding hopanoid-associated sugar epimerase, translating into MRALVTGASGFIGSAVARRLVESGFEVRALVRPAHARRNLEGVPCEIAEGDLTDENSLIAAVKGCEALFHVAADYRLWVPNPSSIYRTNVDGTRNLMLAAIRADVSRVVYTSSVATLGLTPNGSPADEETPSRLSDMIGHYKRSKYLAETEVTRLARDAGLPVVIVNPSAPIGPRDVRPTPTGRMIVQAARGKMPAYVETGLNVVHVDDVAEGHLLAHAHGVVGDRYILGGENLSLRKILETVAGIVGRKPPKVRLPHNLVLPIAYIVEGFARLARSTNEPAVTVDGVRLAKKLMYFKCDKAIRVLGYRARPARAALEDAITWFRENGYLG; encoded by the coding sequence ATGAGAGCGCTCGTCACCGGTGCCTCCGGGTTCATCGGCTCGGCGGTGGCGCGTCGGCTTGTCGAATCGGGTTTCGAGGTTCGCGCCCTCGTTCGACCGGCGCACGCGCGGCGCAATCTCGAAGGCGTGCCGTGCGAAATAGCTGAGGGCGACTTGACGGACGAGAATTCCCTCATCGCGGCGGTCAAGGGCTGCGAGGCACTCTTCCATGTGGCTGCCGATTACCGCCTCTGGGTTCCAAATCCGAGCAGCATCTACCGCACGAACGTGGATGGCACGCGCAACCTCATGCTCGCCGCCATCCGGGCGGACGTTTCGCGCGTCGTCTATACGAGCAGCGTCGCGACTCTCGGCCTGACGCCGAATGGCTCGCCCGCGGACGAGGAAACGCCGTCGAGGCTGAGCGACATGATCGGCCATTATAAACGCTCAAAGTATCTTGCGGAGACGGAGGTAACACGACTTGCCCGTGATGCCGGTCTGCCAGTCGTCATTGTCAATCCGTCGGCGCCGATCGGGCCGCGCGACGTGCGCCCGACGCCAACGGGGCGAATGATCGTTCAGGCCGCGCGCGGCAAGATGCCCGCCTACGTGGAGACGGGGCTCAACGTCGTCCATGTTGACGACGTGGCCGAGGGACATCTGCTCGCTCATGCTCATGGTGTCGTCGGGGATCGCTATATCCTGGGTGGGGAGAACCTATCGCTGCGCAAGATCCTCGAGACCGTCGCCGGCATCGTTGGGCGAAAGCCGCCGAAGGTCCGGCTGCCCCATAACCTCGTCCTGCCGATCGCTTATATCGTCGAAGGATTTGCGCGCCTCGCTCGAAGCACCAATGAACCCGCGGTGACCGTGGACGGCGTGCGGCTTGCCAAGAAACTCATGTACTTCAAGTGCGACAAGGCGATCCGTGTGCTCGGTTACCGCGCGCGACCGGCGAGGGCCGCACTTGAGGACGCCATCACGTGGTTTCGTGAAAACGGCTATCTCGGTTGA
- a CDS encoding CopD family protein yields MAAIADFLSDIVDGLSWAAFALALGGLAWTVIVLRVQDSDSPFSGAPVHRAIDLIGKGALVLAIAQVLELAADAYILDATMGRSPFPALYGAAFFRAGSARALLAFAMAAAAAWLGAAPHDKRRWWSVSAFGLAIVVAGAWHSHGQSRIHDRELLMALTTLHSLAGAIWVGGVLHLLGLRSLAKRDDRIRPLWPVAIRRFSLLGMGAVGTAIATAIVLALYYVRSFAGLFGTGYGSMVLVKIALFLTALCFAGLNYRAGRQSGTGRDGDAVWRVVPFYVEAETFVLIALLMAAAALAHQPPALDLTNTDASIAEVLHVFVPKAPRITSPTHAEMPTDPNNLLGLSRQDRNLESAWSEYNHNVTGLVLVTMAVIAFLSRLKGFGWARHWPLGFVLLAIFLFIRSDPETWPLGDVPFLKSLADAEVFQHRVAILLAAVLGLIEWRARTTRRKDAWQAYVFPVLSAFGGLLLLTHSHGAFEIKPQYLIQVSHTVMGLFAMFLAIGRWLELKLEPPASRWAGLGATASLLLIGFILTFYQELGTV; encoded by the coding sequence ATGGCGGCAATCGCAGATTTTCTTTCCGACATCGTCGATGGGCTGAGCTGGGCGGCGTTCGCCCTTGCCCTTGGCGGCCTGGCATGGACCGTAATCGTCTTACGCGTCCAGGACTCCGATTCGCCGTTTTCGGGCGCCCCCGTTCATCGTGCAATCGATTTGATCGGCAAGGGCGCCTTGGTCCTGGCAATCGCACAGGTCTTAGAGCTTGCGGCGGACGCTTACATCCTTGACGCGACGATGGGTCGTTCGCCCTTTCCAGCCCTTTATGGTGCGGCCTTTTTTAGGGCAGGCAGTGCACGCGCCCTCCTAGCATTCGCTATGGCCGCCGCCGCGGCCTGGCTCGGCGCAGCACCTCACGACAAACGCAGATGGTGGAGCGTCAGTGCCTTCGGTCTTGCCATCGTGGTGGCGGGTGCGTGGCACAGTCATGGCCAAAGCCGTATTCACGACCGCGAATTGCTCATGGCGCTCACCACACTCCATTCCCTCGCCGGTGCTATTTGGGTGGGAGGCGTTCTCCACCTGCTCGGCTTACGAAGTCTCGCCAAGCGTGACGATCGGATTAGGCCCCTATGGCCTGTGGCGATCAGGCGCTTTTCGCTGTTGGGCATGGGTGCGGTCGGCACGGCGATCGCCACCGCGATTGTCCTCGCACTCTACTATGTGCGTTCTTTCGCCGGATTATTTGGCACCGGCTATGGTTCGATGGTCCTCGTGAAAATAGCTCTGTTTCTGACCGCACTCTGCTTCGCCGGGCTCAACTACCGCGCCGGCCGGCAGAGCGGCACTGGCCGGGACGGCGACGCAGTGTGGCGTGTGGTTCCGTTCTATGTCGAGGCGGAAACTTTCGTGCTTATTGCGCTGCTCATGGCGGCGGCGGCGCTGGCGCATCAGCCGCCAGCGCTCGATCTTACAAATACAGATGCCAGCATCGCCGAAGTTTTGCATGTATTCGTGCCCAAGGCGCCGCGAATCACCTCGCCCACGCATGCCGAAATGCCGACCGATCCGAACAATTTGCTTGGTCTCTCGAGGCAGGATCGCAATCTCGAGTCCGCATGGTCCGAATACAATCACAATGTGACGGGATTGGTGCTTGTCACGATGGCGGTGATCGCGTTTCTCTCGCGCTTGAAAGGTTTCGGTTGGGCGCGGCACTGGCCGCTTGGGTTCGTGCTGCTGGCGATCTTCCTGTTCATCCGAAGCGACCCCGAGACCTGGCCCCTCGGCGATGTGCCGTTCTTGAAAAGTCTGGCGGACGCCGAGGTGTTCCAGCACCGGGTCGCCATTCTGCTCGCTGCGGTCCTTGGCCTCATCGAGTGGCGTGCCCGCACCACGCGCCGAAAGGACGCGTGGCAGGCTTATGTTTTTCCCGTGCTCAGCGCATTCGGCGGTCTGCTGCTCCTGACCCACTCGCACGGTGCATTTGAAATCAAGCCGCAGTACTTGATACAAGTATCGCACACGGTCATGGGCCTGTTCGCCATGTTTCTCGCGATCGGACGCTGGCTGGAGTTGAAACTCGAGCCGCCGGCGTCCCGCTGGGCGGGGCTCGGGGCGACCGCGTCATTGCTCCTGATCGGATTCATACTTACCTTCTATCAGGAGCTGGGTACTGTCTGA